One region of Labrus bergylta chromosome 23, fLabBer1.1, whole genome shotgun sequence genomic DNA includes:
- the gramd4a gene encoding GRAM domain-containing protein 4 isoform X3, which produces MERGNINAGSGSPTMAATIQDFQRSDTDRLNEVKGHLEIALLEKHFLQEELRKLREETNVDSLRHELERERSKRIDLEQKINEVLKTRLEDSPPQPPRKQQSPSNNGTAEKPLKEVWSSRLQKWLHERFGVYIEDFRFQPEESTVEAEEPLSAKRLTENMRRLKRGARPVTNFLRNLSALSNWHSVYTSAIAFIVYMNAAWHGWAIPMFLFLAILRLSLNYLIARGWRIQWSIVPEVSEPVEPPKEDLTVSEKFQLVLDVAQKAQNLFGKMSDVLEKIKNLFMWVQPESTRKLYICLWIVFITSCVLPYKLMGFLMGLYAGVKFFIIDFLFKSCSKLRDKYDTPYIVWNNLPTDPQLKERTNATVSRRVQPVVSRSNLATVPCGASREEDTSRSHSTKKGAFHEIFNLQESERPLAVCENGWRCCLINRDRKMPTDYIRNGMLYVTENYLCFESSSSKSSSSKKNKVIKLVDITDVQKYKVLSVLPGSGMGISIATPSTQKPLVFGAMIHRDEAFEAIFTQYMKILTTTKPPASTEL; this is translated from the exons aggaggagctgaggaagcTGAGGGAAGAGACCAATGTGGATTCTCTGCGGCACGAgctagagagggagagaagcaAGAGGATAGACCTGGAGCAGAAGATAAATGAAGTGCTCAAGACAAG ACTGGAGGACTCTCCGCCACAGCCTCCCAGGAAACAGCAGTCACCCTCAAACAATGGAACAG CAGAGAAACCGCTGAAGGAGGTCTGGAGTTCACGCCTACAAAAGTGGCTTCATGAGCGGTTTGGGGTTTACATCGAAGACTTCCGCTTTCAGCCAGAGGAAAGCACGGTGGAGGCTGAGGAACCACTAAGTGCTAAAAG GTTAACAGAAAATATGAGGCGGCTCA AGCGAGGAGCCCGGCCAGTTACCAACTTTTTAAGGAACCTCTCCGCCTTATCTAATTGGCACTCCGTCTACACCTCAGCTATTGCCTTCATT GTCTACATGAATGCTGCTTGGCATGGCTGGGCCATTCCCATGTTCCTCTTCCTGGCTATCCTGCGCTTGTCCTTAAATTACCTTATAGCCAG AGGTTGGAGGATTCAGTGGAGCATTGTGCCTGAGGTCTCAGAACCTGTG GAGCCTCCAAAGGAAGACTTAACGGTCTCTGAAAAGTTCCAGCTCGTACTAGATGTTGCACAGAAAGCACAG AACCTGTTTGGTAAGATGTCAGATGTTTTAGAGAAGATCAAGaa TCTGTTCATGTGGGTTCAGCCAGAAAGTACCCGGAAACTTTACATCTGCCTCTGGATAGTCTTCATCACCTCCTGCGTCCTGCCTTACAAACTAATGGGCTTTTTAATGG GCCTATACGCGGGTGTCAAGTTCTTTATCATAGACTTCCTGTTTAAGAGCTGTTCGAAGCTGCGGGACAAGTACGACACACCTTACATTGTGTGGAACAATCTTCCCACGGACCCTCAGCTCAAGGAGAGGACCAACGCCACTGTGTCACGAAGG GTTCAGCCAGTGGTTTCTCGAAGCAACCTTGCCACCGTTCCATGTGGagccagcagagaggaggacacaagTCGCTCCCACAGCACCAAAAAGGGTGCCTTTCATGAGATCTTTAATCTGCAGGAGTCAGAGCGCCCTCTAGCGG TTTGTGAGAATGGCTGGAGATGTTGCCTCATTAACAGAGACAGGAAGATGCCAACAGACTACATCAGGAATGGGATGCTCTACGTCACAGAAAA TTACCTGTGCTTTGAGAGCTCAAGCTCCAAATCCAGCTCTTCAAAGAAGAATAAAGTGATTAAGCTTGTGGACATCACTGACGTTCAGAAG TACAAAGTGCTGTCAGTCCTACCAGGAAGTGGTATGGGCATCTCAATAGCCACTCCCTCCACACAGAAG CCATTGGTGTTTGGTGCCATGATCCACAGGGACGAGGCTTTCGAGGCCATCTTCACCCAGTACATGAAGATCCTGACCACCACCAAACCACCGGCCAGCACGGAGCTCTAA